CGCCCTCCCCACCGCAGATGCGCGGGGGAGGGCGGCCGTTGTCGTGTGCGGCTACGGGTCGTTGACCCTGCTTGCTCAGCCGATCTCGGCGACGGCGGCGGCGAGCTGGGCGACGACCTCGTCGAGGCCCCACGGCAGCGAGAGCGCGGTGGGCGGCGAAACCGAGGCGATGAACTCTGTACCGACCAGCTGGGCGACGGCGCCGTCGGCAACGGCCGGGATCGCCTGGCCGTACGGGGCATTGAGCAGGGCCTGCGCCTCCTCGGGCGTCGAGCCGTAGACGACGAGCACGTCGCTGGCGAGCTCGCTCGTACGCTCGTACGACAGCGTGAAGAAGAACGGCGACTCGTCGGTATCGAGCTCGTCGACGGCGGGGGCGTTGACGAAGCCGAGGTCGAGCATGAATTCGACGCGCGGGTCTTCGTCGGCATAGACGTAGAAGACGCCGCCGACATCCCACGCGGTGGCGAGGCTGACGCCCCGGAATTCGGGGTTCGCCTCGGCGGCCGCCGCGAGCTCGGCGTCGATGCCGTCGAGCACGGCGGTCGCCTCGTCGGTGAGGCCCAGCGCCTCCCCGGTGATCGAGATGACGTCTCGCCACGGCGTCGACCACGGCTGGTCTTCGTAGGCGACGACAGGGGCGATCGCGCTGAGCGTCTCGTACTGCTCTTCCGTGATGCCTGAATAGTGGGCGAGGATCACGTCGGGGTCGGCCGCGGCGATGTCTTCGAACGGCACGTCTTCGCCGGTGTCGGGCAGTACGGTCGGGGTCTCGGCGCCCAGCTCGTCGAGGGCCTCGGCGATCCAGGGAAGCACGCCGTTCTCGTCGCCGCCGTACGCCTGGAAGGGCATCGCCACGGGCACGACACCGAGGGCGATTGCCGCGTCGGTGGCTCCCCAGCCCCAGGTGACGACCCGCTCGGGCGCCTCGGCGATCTCGGTCTCGCCGAAGGCGTGCTCGATCGTGACCGGGAAGGCGGCGGTGTCGGCCGCGGGGGCGGAGCCCGTGTCACCCTCGTCGGCGGGGGTGCCGGATGCGCATCCCGCGAGAACGAGGGCACTCGCGGCGGCGAGGGCGAGGGCGGGCAATGCACGGGCAGTCACGGTGCGCGAAGAGTGGGCGCGGGGCGCAGCGGGCATGAGAAAGAAGCTCCTCGAGGAGGGGCCGCAACGACGCGGCAGACTGGATTAGGTAAGGCTTACCTTACTATACGCGTTCCTGGAAGACAACCGCGGAGGAACCGAGGGAACTGGCGCGCGGCAGCACGACGGGGCGACCCGTGTCGGGGTCGGTCAAAATTCGCGCGTCGATGCCGAACGCATCCCGCACCGTTGCCTCGGTGAGTATCTCGCTCGCCGCGCCCTGCGCGACGATGCGGCCGTCGCAGAGCACGACGAGCTCGTCGGCGTAGCGCGCCGCGAGCGTGAGGTCGTGCAGCACGACGATGACCGTCATGCCGCGGTCGACCTCCGCGCGCAGCACGTCGAGCACCTCAACCTGGTGGGCGATGTCGAGCGCGCTCGTTGGCTCATCGAGCAGCAGGATGCGCGGCTGTTGTGCCAGCGCCATCGCGATCCACACACGCTGCCGCTGCCCGCCGCTGAGCTCATCCATGCGGCGCTCGGTGAGCGATGCGGCGTCGGTCGCGGCGAGGGACGCGGCCACGACCGCGTCATCGTCGCTCGAGCGGCCGCGGAAGATTGGCTGATGCGGGTAGCGGCCGCGGGCAACGAGCTCGCCGGCCGTGATGCCCTCGGGCGCGATCGGGTTCTGGGGCAGCACGCCGATCGTGCGGGCGAGTTGCCGGGCGGCGATGCGCTCGATTGGGGTGCCGCCGAGCGTGACCCGGCCGGTGTGCGCGGGCAGCAGGCGGGCGAGGCCGCGCAGCAGGGTCGACTTGCCGCTCGCGTTCGCGCCGACGAGCACGGTGAGGGCGCCGGGGCGTACCGCGAGGTCGACGCCGTGGACGACTGGGCGGTCTTTCGTGTAGCCGAGGGTGAGGTTCTCGGCGCGCAAGGCGGGCGCGGCCGCGGCGTGGGCGGCGGCGGGCGAGACGGGGGCGGTTGCGGTCATGCGCGTCCTTCCTGACGGGCGGCGCGGATCAGCAGCCATACGAGTAGCGGGGCGCCGACGGCGCCGGTGATGAGGCCGGCGGGCGGCTGCAGCGGGCCGGGGATGAGGTTCTGCGCGACGAGGTCGCTGGCGAGTACGAGCACCGCACCCACGAGGGCGGCGGTCAGTACGGCGGGTGCTCCGCCCCGCAGACGACGGGCGATTGGTCCCGCTACGAAAGCGACGAAGGCGAGGGGCCCCGCGACCGCCACCGAGACCGCGGCCAGCACGGTCGACGCGGTCACGGCGAGGATGCGCGTGCGGCGCGGGCGCGAGCCGACCGCCCTCGCGGTCTCGTCGCCCAGCAGCTGGGCGGCGAGGGCGCCCCGCCCGAGAACGGTGCCGATTCCGGCGACGAGGACGAGCATCCCGAGAGTGAGGGTTTCGGGGGCCGACGGCGAGCCGACGCTGCCGACGAGCCAGAAGTAGGCGGTGCCCGCCTGCTCGAGGCGGGCACGGGTGAGGGCGTAGCCGAGCACGCCCTGCGCGAGGAAGGCGACGGCGATCCCGACGACGACGATGCGGGTTCCGCCGAGCTGTCGGCCGCTCGCGGCGAGCACCAGCACGATGGCGACGGTGGCGCCGACGAGAGCCGAACCGGTGACGGCAAGCCCCGTGGCCCCCGTACCAATCGCGAGCACGGCGGCGGCGCTCGCCCCGCCCGTGACGCCGACGATGTCGGGGCTCGCGAGCGGGTTGCGCACGACCGACTGCAGCAGGGCGCCCGCCATGCCGAGGGCGGCGCCAACGACGAGGGCGAGCGTGAGGCGGGGCAGGCGCAACTCGCGCACGATGAACTGCGCTCCCCCGTCGGCCGTGCCCGCGAGCGCGGCAATCACCTCGGCGGGGGCGATCGCGACCGATCCGACGGCGAGCGCGGTGATCGCGAGGGCGACCCCGACGGCGGTGAGGATGCCCGTGGTGCTCGCCGCGCGCATCCGTCGTTCGCGTCGATTGCCGTCGAGCGCGCCGAGCGCGACGGCCGCGCTCATGCGGCGACCGCCCGTCGGGCGCGCACGAGGGCGATGAGCAGGGGCGCGCCGAGGGCGGCGATGACAATGCCGACCTCGAGCTCGCCGGGGGGTGCGACGAGGCGGCCGATGACGTCGGCGACGAGCACGAAGGCGGCGCCGGCGACGGCCGAGACGGGCATGAGCAGGCCGTGGTGCCCGCCGACGGCGGCGCGGGCGGCGTGCGCGCCGAGCAGCCCGACGAAGACGAGGGGGCCAGCGAGCGCGGTGGCGGTGCCGGCGAGCAACACGATCGTCACGAGGGAGCCGCCGCGAACGGCGCCGAGTCGGAACCCCAGGCCGCGGGCCACGTCGTCGCCGAGGGCGAGAGCGTCGAGCGGGCGAGCCAGCAGTGCGGCGACGACGACACCGGCAACGACGAGGGGCAGCAGGGTGATCGCGGCGTCGAGATCGCGGCCGGAGAGGGAGCCGACCGTCCAGAAGCGATAGCGATCGAGGGCCGCGGGGTCGCCAAGGAGCACGAGAGTGGTGAACGTCCCGAGTCCGGCGGTGACGGCGAAGCCGACGACGACGAGCAGCGCCGGGCTGGCGCGGTCGCCGGCCGCCCGGGCGAGCGCCCCGACGCCGAGGGTCGTGACGAGCGCGCCCGCAAGTGCCCAGACGGCGAGCCCGATCACGCCGGTCTCGCCCGCGAGGGCGATGCCCAGCACGACGGCGAACGATGCGCCCGCCGTCACCCCGAGCAGGCCCGGGTCAGCGACGGGATTGCGCGTGACGCCCTGCATCACGACGCCGGCGAGCCCGAGGGCGGCGCCGACGATGAGCCCGATAGCGGTGCGCGGCACGCGAAGGTCGCGAACCGCGACGGCGTCGGCGGGGTCGGCGAGGCCGCCCGGATCGGTGAGCGCGGTGATGACAGTGGAAAACTCGGTGGCGCGGGCGCCGAGCGCGAGGCTCAGCGCCACGGCGAGGGCGAGGCCGAGGCCGAGCAGGGCGGCGCCGCGCATGCGGGCCGCTCGCGAGCGAGTCGACGCGACGAGCTGTGGCGCCCGCGCCACACCGCTCTGCCGCGCCACCGAACTCGGCGCGGCCTCGGTCGGTGTCACTGCCCTTCGGAGCGACCCTCACGCCAGTAGCCCATGAAGGCCACGGCGCGACGGTTCACCCCGACGTCACTCACCAGATACCGGCGCAGCCGCTTGACCACTGCTGCCTCACCGGCGATCCAGGCGTAGAAGTCGTTGTCCCTCGGGTCGATAGGGCTGTCCCAGAGCAGCTCGGTGTCGACATTGATGTCGTCGAGTGTGTGAGGGGAGGCGTCGAGGGCGGTCGTGAGCTCGGCGCGGTGGCCGCCGACCCAGTTCTCCAGCGCGCGGTGGAGCAATTCCCCGCGGGGAGCGACCGCCTGGAAGCCCTGCGCGGTCTCGCAACCGGCGTCGCGGGCGAGCCAGGTGACGCGGTGCCGCGCCGTTGGCACGATGCGTTGGATGTCTGCACTCGACGCGACCTCAACGAATGCTTGCGCACGGATACCCGGCGCCAGCGATTCGAGGATCGACAGGATCGCGGGGGCCGCGGTCTCGTCTCCCGCGAGTAGCACGGTGCGAGCGTCGCCCGGACGCCAGTCGCATCCGATCAGCGGGTCGGCCGTGCGCGCGTCGGGCCCGACGATGAGGACCTCGTCGCCGGCCCCCACCTGCCTCAGCCAGCGGGCAGCGGGGCCATCGCCCCCGGGAGCAGGATCGTGCAGCACC
The sequence above is a segment of the Microcella alkaliphila genome. Coding sequences within it:
- a CDS encoding ABC transporter substrate-binding protein, which encodes MTARALPALALAAASALVLAGCASGTPADEGDTGSAPAADTAAFPVTIEHAFGETEIAEAPERVVTWGWGATDAAIALGVVPVAMPFQAYGGDENGVLPWIAEALDELGAETPTVLPDTGEDVPFEDIAAADPDVILAHYSGITEEQYETLSAIAPVVAYEDQPWSTPWRDVISITGEALGLTDEATAVLDGIDAELAAAAEANPEFRGVSLATAWDVGGVFYVYADEDPRVEFMLDLGFVNAPAVDELDTDESPFFFTLSYERTSELASDVLVVYGSTPEEAQALLNAPYGQAIPAVADGAVAQLVGTEFIASVSPPTALSLPWGLDEVVAQLAAAVAEIG
- a CDS encoding ABC transporter ATP-binding protein — encoded protein: MTATAPVSPAAAHAAAAPALRAENLTLGYTKDRPVVHGVDLAVRPGALTVLVGANASGKSTLLRGLARLLPAHTGRVTLGGTPIERIAARQLARTIGVLPQNPIAPEGITAGELVARGRYPHQPIFRGRSSDDDAVVAASLAATDAASLTERRMDELSGGQRQRVWIAMALAQQPRILLLDEPTSALDIAHQVEVLDVLRAEVDRGMTVIVVLHDLTLAARYADELVVLCDGRIVAQGAASEILTEATVRDAFGIDARILTDPDTGRPVVLPRASSLGSSAVVFQERV
- a CDS encoding FecCD family ABC transporter permease, which translates into the protein MSAAVALGALDGNRRERRMRAASTTGILTAVGVALAITALAVGSVAIAPAEVIAALAGTADGGAQFIVRELRLPRLTLALVVGAALGMAGALLQSVVRNPLASPDIVGVTGGASAAAVLAIGTGATGLAVTGSALVGATVAIVLVLAASGRQLGGTRIVVVGIAVAFLAQGVLGYALTRARLEQAGTAYFWLVGSVGSPSAPETLTLGMLVLVAGIGTVLGRGALAAQLLGDETARAVGSRPRRTRILAVTASTVLAAVSVAVAGPLAFVAFVAGPIARRLRGGAPAVLTAALVGAVLVLASDLVAQNLIPGPLQPPAGLITGAVGAPLLVWLLIRAARQEGRA
- a CDS encoding FecCD family ABC transporter permease, with the protein product MRGAALLGLGLALAVALSLALGARATEFSTVITALTDPGGLADPADAVAVRDLRVPRTAIGLIVGAALGLAGVVMQGVTRNPVADPGLLGVTAGASFAVVLGIALAGETGVIGLAVWALAGALVTTLGVGALARAAGDRASPALLVVVGFAVTAGLGTFTTLVLLGDPAALDRYRFWTVGSLSGRDLDAAITLLPLVVAGVVVAALLARPLDALALGDDVARGLGFRLGAVRGGSLVTIVLLAGTATALAGPLVFVGLLGAHAARAAVGGHHGLLMPVSAVAGAAFVLVADVIGRLVAPPGELEVGIVIAALGAPLLIALVRARRAVAA
- a CDS encoding siderophore-interacting protein; this translates as MLTSPMRDGHALDHRQASLNYPAYRPFSARVSRVLPIGRHLVRVSFTGDDFEVFGTTGLDQRIKIVFPGDGALPDLGQGDDAAILTGDWYARWRALPDDERPAFRTYTVRAIDSAAARLDVDMVLHDPAPGGDGPAARWLRQVGAGDEVLIVGPDARTADPLIGCDWRPGDARTVLLAGDETAAPAILSILESLAPGIRAQAFVEVASSADIQRIVPTARHRVTWLARDAGCETAQGFQAVAPRGELLHRALENWVGGHRAELTTALDASPHTLDDINVDTELLWDSPIDPRDNDFYAWIAGEAAVVKRLRRYLVSDVGVNRRAVAFMGYWREGRSEGQ